Proteins encoded within one genomic window of Candidatus Magasanikbacteria bacterium RIFOXYB2_FULL_38_10:
- a CDS encoding tyrosine--tRNA ligase translates to MEAYDLLNHRDFVFQTTDARKVRKLLNTPGATVYEGFDPSADSLHLGHLLSLMAMHHLQKAGHRVIFILGGATGLIGDPTGKKTSRKLLSAQDIAANGEKMKKQVEEMGLLRFSGENAALMIDNSRWMGNFSFLNDFMIKVAKVFSVNEMVKMRTFADRLKDEGSLTLMEFCYPVLQAWDFLELFEQFGCRLQIGGQDQWANILQGASLIKKIHGAEVHALTFPLLTTASGEKMGKTEKGPIWLDPKKTSPFDFYQYLIQTPDQLVPQMLRMFTFLPLEEIEKAILNPREAQRLLAFETTKVVHGEEEAVKARRDTEKLFGKSEGGTEAVPTFKMSAAEMPLDEILVQAKSLPSKSEVKRRCQGGAVQIDGQAVTDSRQTVNKGCVIRFGKGSFLKVET, encoded by the coding sequence ATGGAAGCTTACGACCTATTGAACCATCGTGATTTTGTGTTTCAAACAACTGATGCCAGAAAAGTAAGAAAACTCCTCAATACTCCGGGAGCGACCGTCTACGAGGGTTTTGATCCTTCGGCTGATAGCCTGCATTTGGGTCATTTGTTATCCCTGATGGCAATGCACCATCTGCAAAAAGCGGGGCATCGTGTCATCTTTATTTTGGGTGGCGCCACCGGTCTGATCGGCGATCCCACCGGCAAGAAAACAAGCCGCAAACTTCTTTCTGCCCAAGATATCGCCGCTAATGGCGAAAAGATGAAAAAGCAGGTAGAAGAAATGGGACTTCTTAGATTCAGCGGTGAAAATGCCGCATTGATGATTGATAACAGCCGTTGGATGGGCAATTTCTCTTTTTTAAATGACTTTATGATCAAGGTGGCCAAGGTCTTCTCGGTAAACGAGATGGTAAAAATGCGCACCTTTGCCGATCGCCTAAAAGATGAAGGAAGCCTCACTCTGATGGAATTCTGCTACCCGGTTCTGCAAGCCTGGGATTTTCTGGAGTTGTTTGAACAGTTTGGTTGTCGTCTGCAAATCGGCGGACAGGACCAATGGGCCAATATCCTTCAGGGAGCTAGTTTAATCAAAAAAATCCATGGTGCGGAGGTACATGCCCTGACTTTCCCTCTTTTAACCACGGCCAGCGGCGAAAAAATGGGAAAAACGGAAAAGGGACCGATTTGGCTGGATCCAAAGAAGACAAGTCCCTTTGATTTTTACCAGTACCTTATTCAAACGCCCGACCAATTAGTTCCTCAAATGCTCAGGATGTTCACTTTTTTACCTTTAGAGGAAATTGAAAAGGCGATCTTAAATCCCAGAGAGGCACAGCGTCTTTTGGCTTTTGAAACAACTAAGGTTGTCCATGGCGAGGAAGAGGCTGTTAAGGCTCGCCGAGACACGGAAAAGTTGTTTGGAAAATCAGAAGGGGGAACGGAAGCTGTCCCCACATTTAAAATGTCCGCGGCAGAAATGCCTTTGGATGAAATCCTGGTACAGGCAAAATCGTTGCCCTCCAAAAGCGAAGTAAAGAGGCGCTGCCAAGGAGGCGCTGTACAAATTGACGGCCAAGCGGTCACTGATTCAAGACAAACAGTAAACAAAGGATGCGTGATTCGTTTTGGCAAAGGATCCTTCTTAAAAGTAGAAACTTAG
- a CDS encoding ATP-dependent Clp endopeptidase, proteolytic subunit ClpP → MSKENNEIKSQFLIPTVIEKTSYGERAYDIYSRLLKDRIIFLGTAVDDAVANTVIAQLLFLENQSKDKEIKLYINSPGGSVTAGLAIYDTMQYIKPDVSTICIGMAASMGAVLLAAGQKGKRFILPNAEVMIHQVMGGAEGQATDVKIRAEHILKIKDRLNKLLAEHTNQPIEKIEKDTDRDYFMSPEEAQKYGLVDKIIKK, encoded by the coding sequence ATGTCTAAAGAAAACAACGAAATCAAATCCCAATTTTTAATTCCTACCGTAATAGAAAAAACCTCTTACGGCGAACGAGCTTATGATATTTATTCTCGTCTGTTAAAAGACAGGATAATTTTTTTGGGTACAGCCGTGGATGATGCCGTAGCCAACACCGTCATTGCCCAGCTTTTGTTTTTAGAAAATCAAAGCAAAGATAAAGAAATTAAATTGTACATCAACTCTCCGGGGGGATCAGTCACCGCCGGATTAGCCATTTACGATACCATGCAATACATTAAACCGGATGTTTCTACTATCTGCATTGGCATGGCGGCAAGTATGGGCGCGGTGCTACTGGCCGCCGGACAAAAGGGCAAAAGATTTATACTGCCCAATGCCGAGGTGATGATTCATCAAGTGATGGGCGGAGCAGAAGGCCAAGCTACCGATGTTAAAATCCGAGCGGAGCATATTTTAAAAATCAAGGACAGACTAAATAAACTCTTGGCCGAGCATACCAATCAACCTATAGAAAAAATAGAAAAAGATACTGATCGTGATTACTTTATGAGTCCGGAAGAAGCACAGAAATATGGACTGGTGGATAAGATAATAAAAAAATAG